A genome region from Deinococcus sp. HSC-46F16 includes the following:
- a CDS encoding ATP-dependent helicase, with amino-acid sequence MDFTPEQQRIVTHGDGHALVFAVAGSGKTTTLVGRVRHLVTQRGVRPTRILTTTFTREAGRSLREKLAQHPECAGVETLTLHALATRIVDRARTMGLTDLVIGEEHFSQRLFSEARKQLLAELAEGEREVASRLRQMAFKDFDTYLGIQKGNLRLPYVPHDLPPEAAALVSPPEGGPDLYARVYGRHDELRRREAKLDFDDLIVAAWALLSRFPALRQDICAQWDYVSVDEFQDVNLAQSEMMHLVAADCRSYMAIGDDDQTIYQWRGAHPRFILGFTQRYGAHEYTLPANFRCPLGVIALSDRVIARNRVRAPKRLRATREGSGVHVHPPRAGEAAHVALQALREGREPDDIVILLRTYAQSAEIEQVLLEERVPYRLIGAAPFYRRAEVTTLTAYIELALADLDVLAGRPLTTERRERVQAHWKSVANRPSRYLRLADIERIAREAWRGGRTLAATLETFAEAQPAHVAKPTALLATWLGFLTEDLGTTPGRDVLLDFVGAIGYRDYLISTAPTTEFGQERAGMVDALAEMAQTRSLGELVTHLAQLHEQVRYEETLRQRTDQEEPRLTIMTAFRAKGLEWPVVIIPDCTAAIYSTKPHPDPAASEEERRVFYVAMTRARQELHLIVGEDDDTTRFLEDVGYDRVVHQHDRLAGLLARQPHSWSAADTLEAAEVLGRYEHEAFVQRWLKPELRRGVLGRFQGLAQHPEVQTGEDDAAQALRRQLDLSRYAEHGPVELDDVRPLDWPDLTAVLAARRAGAAPAASPGAARSAAQLGSDPLGRAVTPGAAAPLTSGARVRHARFGDGEVVQVRQVGTQTEALIRFESGTKRMALEFARLERLSS; translated from the coding sequence ATGGACTTCACCCCGGAGCAGCAACGCATCGTGACGCATGGCGACGGACACGCCCTCGTGTTCGCGGTGGCGGGGAGTGGCAAGACCACGACCCTGGTGGGCCGGGTGCGGCACCTCGTGACGCAGCGGGGCGTGCGGCCGACCCGGATCCTCACCACGACGTTCACCCGCGAAGCGGGGCGCAGCCTGCGGGAAAAACTCGCCCAGCACCCCGAATGCGCCGGGGTCGAGACCCTGACCCTGCATGCCCTGGCCACCCGGATCGTGGACCGCGCCCGGACCATGGGCCTGACCGACCTCGTGATCGGCGAGGAACACTTCAGCCAGCGCCTGTTCAGTGAGGCCCGCAAGCAACTCCTCGCCGAGCTTGCGGAAGGGGAGCGTGAAGTCGCCTCACGCCTGCGGCAGATGGCCTTCAAGGACTTCGACACCTATCTGGGCATCCAGAAAGGCAACCTGCGCCTGCCGTACGTGCCGCACGACCTGCCCCCTGAGGCCGCCGCCCTGGTGTCCCCTCCCGAGGGAGGCCCCGACCTGTATGCCCGGGTGTACGGGCGTCACGACGAACTGCGCCGCCGTGAGGCCAAGCTCGACTTCGACGACCTCATCGTGGCCGCGTGGGCGCTGCTCAGCCGCTTCCCTGCCTTGCGGCAGGACATCTGCGCCCAGTGGGACTACGTCAGCGTCGACGAGTTCCAGGACGTCAACCTCGCGCAGAGCGAGATGATGCACCTCGTCGCGGCGGACTGCCGCTCCTACATGGCCATCGGGGATGACGACCAGACCATCTACCAGTGGCGCGGCGCCCACCCCCGCTTCATTCTCGGCTTCACGCAGCGTTACGGTGCCCACGAGTACACCCTGCCCGCCAACTTCCGCTGCCCCCTCGGGGTGATCGCCCTTTCCGACCGGGTCATCGCCCGCAACCGCGTCCGTGCCCCCAAGCGGCTGCGGGCCACCCGCGAGGGCAGCGGGGTGCATGTTCACCCGCCCCGGGCGGGTGAGGCGGCCCACGTCGCCCTACAGGCGCTGCGTGAGGGCCGGGAGCCCGACGACATCGTCATCCTCCTGCGCACCTACGCCCAGTCGGCCGAGATCGAGCAGGTGCTCCTCGAAGAGCGTGTGCCCTACCGTTTGATCGGCGCGGCTCCCTTCTACCGGCGTGCGGAGGTCACCACCCTGACCGCCTATATCGAACTGGCCCTGGCCGACCTCGACGTGCTCGCGGGGCGTCCACTCACCACCGAGCGGCGCGAACGGGTGCAGGCCCACTGGAAGAGCGTCGCGAACCGGCCCTCCCGGTACCTGCGCCTCGCGGACATTGAGCGGATTGCCCGCGAGGCCTGGCGCGGTGGGCGGACGCTCGCGGCCACCCTCGAGACCTTCGCCGAGGCCCAACCTGCCCACGTGGCCAAACCAACGGCCCTGCTCGCCACCTGGCTAGGCTTTCTGACCGAGGACCTGGGCACCACTCCTGGCCGCGACGTGCTGCTGGACTTCGTGGGGGCCATCGGGTACCGCGACTACCTGATCAGCACGGCCCCCACGACCGAGTTCGGGCAGGAGCGGGCCGGGATGGTCGACGCCCTCGCGGAGATGGCGCAGACGCGCTCGTTGGGCGAGCTCGTGACTCACCTCGCCCAGCTCCACGAGCAGGTGCGATACGAGGAGACCCTGCGACAGCGCACCGATCAGGAAGAGCCGCGCCTCACGATCATGACGGCCTTCCGGGCCAAAGGGCTCGAGTGGCCGGTGGTGATCATCCCCGACTGCACGGCGGCGATCTACAGCACCAAGCCCCACCCCGACCCGGCCGCGAGCGAGGAGGAGCGCCGGGTGTTCTACGTCGCCATGACCCGCGCAAGGCAGGAACTGCACCTGATCGTGGGTGAGGACGACGACACCACCCGCTTCCTCGAGGACGTGGGGTACGACCGGGTGGTCCATCAACATGACCGGTTGGCTGGCCTGCTGGCCCGGCAGCCGCACAGCTGGTCGGCGGCCGATACCCTGGAGGCTGCCGAGGTTCTCGGACGCTACGAACACGAGGCCTTCGTTCAGCGCTGGCTGAAACCGGAGTTGCGACGGGGCGTGCTGGGGCGCTTTCAGGGGTTGGCCCAGCATCCGGAGGTGCAGACTGGGGAAGACGACGCGGCCCAGGCCCTTCGCCGCCAACTCGACCTGAGCCGTTACGCCGAACACGGGCCCGTCGAACTGGATGACGTCCGCCCCCTGGACTGGCCCGACCTCACCGCCGTCCTCGCCGCCCGCCGGGCAGGTGCAGCCCCGGCGGCGTCCCCAGGCGCCGCGCGGAGCGCCGCCCAGCTCGGCTCCGATCCCCTCGGGCGCGCGGTCACCCCCGGGGCGGCGGCCCCTCTGACGTCCGGGGCACGGGTGCGTCACGCGCGCTTCGGGGACGGCGAGGTCGTTCAGGTCCGGCAAGTCGGCACGCAGACCGAGGCCCTCATCCGCTTCGAGAGCGGCACCAAGCGCATGGCGCTGGAATTCGCGCGCCTCGAGCGGCTCTCCTCCTGA